GCGATTTACGGTGTCCCCAGGAAACCCCAAGACGGCCTTGTGCGGACGATACAAGCATCTGCCGAAGGTGTGTGAGGCGGCACCGATGGACTCAGCAACAGCATTGGCGAACCCCATGGGGTTATTGATCACAAAGCCAGAGTCGTAACCAAACCGCTCCATGGTTCTTCGGTCGAGGTCTCCCACCGAGACGCAGAACATGCGTTGGTTGTACCCGGACCCGTACTTGCCACCAATGACGCCAAAAGGCGTTTTCGCCAACAACGTGACGATGCCTTCTTGGTTGTCGCCGATCTCAGGATGATCAAATGCGTTGTAGTAGGCATACGAGCCAAGCTGAAGTGCCCCGCTCTCAAAAAAGGCGTCGATGTGCTCCTTTTTGCCAAGCTTAATTAAAGGTTCTTGTGGAACGACACCAACTTTAAAGCGCTTTTCAGGTGTGGGCTTAACGAACTGCCACGGCTTAAGGGGCTGGTCAAATGGTGTGTCATGAACAAGCGCCCCGCATAGGCCTCGCAGCTCAAAATCAGAAAGTTTCCTCTCGATCCACATGTGCTTGTACATAAGAAATGAACCCGACATGTGGAGACTCGCAAGGTTGGTTGTTGTAGACGCTAACGCCTGAATTAAGCCGAGCCGCGAAGCGGCTTCGGCTTGAATGAATTGTTATGCCCTAGCCCGTTGACCGGGCTCTGGCAGCGGGCGACGCTCGCGGTAGCAGGTGTTCAACTCCTCGAATGTTTCCCGAATCAGTTTGAAGGACGACTCAGGTATTTCCATCCGAACCATCGCGGTGTTGCCGAATAAAGTTGGATACTCAAAGACTACAAATCCACGCACCAGCTTCCAATCGTGTTGCCCGATAGAACCCGGCCACACTTCCCAGATCCCCATGGTCTTCGGTGGAAGGACTTTACTGTGCGGATTGTTGTCTTCTTCCAGGGCACCTTTAGATATGAACGTGCGCTTGAATTCCGGTCGGATGACCTCATTCGACAGCGGAGTCTGGAATAGTTTGTGCTTCTTGCTTGGACTAAGTTCCATGTGCCACTTTTCGGCCACCAGAACCACAGACCAAACACGAATGTAAGCGCTCGTGTAGTTGTAGATCTGCAAGGTGAACTCGGCAGAAAGCGGAGCCAGCGAGTAGCCAACACCTACGCCGTTCGGGCTAATCGCGTCTTTCAGGCTCCGCTCGAGCTTCAGATTGCGTCCCCAACTGTAGGCCCAAGCAACGAGCGCGATCGCCGCCGCAGCGGAAAGCGCTGACAAGACATCTGACACGTACGACGAAAAGTCCATAGGCATAACGCCTAAGCTAAGCGGCCTGCGCGGCCGGGATGTGTGATCGAGCGAGCAGCTTACTCCGCGCAGGTCCGCTTGAGCGCATAGTTAGGTGCCAGCCGCCGGGATTTGAACGGACGGACAGACAGCCCCGATCTTTAGAACTAGCAAGCGATCTATTGCGGTGGCAAACAGCTTTGCCACAACGGTTGTGTCTTCAGCCATTGCGAGAGGTATGGAGATGACTTGGCCGTCTTCAGAGACGCGGGCCTGCGTTGTTGGTAGGTCCTTGATGTAGAAGAACTCAACCGTGTTTGGGTCCTTGTCTTCTTTGGACTCTAGCGTCGCTTCGGGATTGACGACGGGCTTGATTGACCTTAGCAAAGCAACTCTTTCGGCTTTGCAATCAATCTGCTGGCGAGCCTCATTGGCGACCGGATTCGGCGGAGAGGCTGTTGCTAAAGCCAGCAAAATGAGAAAGAGCATGATGGCACCTAACGCTGGAGTTAAGCGGCGGCGAAGCCGTCCGGCTTGAACGAGTTGTTAGGCGGACGGCTCGCCGAACTGCAAGAGTACATCTTGCCGCGCCGCCTCCAGAGCCAATTTGGCGACGAGCTGCTTAGCCTCGAAGGAAACGGCTTGGCTGCAGCTCACAAAAATGCTGTTTGGCCCAGACCCGAATTGCTTGGAAAAATTGTCGCTGGCCATCTCACGGAGATAGTTGCAGATTTTGAGGCCGAGGTTGTGAAGAGTCGCTTCCGATTTGTCGAGTGGACCAACACAGACAACAACCGCATCAACACCACCATCTTTTCGCACCCCGAGGAGGTCAAATACGTCTGGGTTGCTGATTGGTGAGCCGAAATGTTCCATTGGCAGCCTAACGCTGGAGTTAAGCGGCGGCGTAGCCGTCCGCCTTGAACGAATGGTTAGGCACCAACGCCATCAGCTAAATGAGCCGGCTTTGGGCCACCGACGTCCCCCCGCTTTGAGTAGCGGGACGGTTTAGAGTCCGGGTTCACTGTAACTGCTTCGCATAGGCGGCAGGTGTCAGCCCGCCCAGCACCTTCTTCGGTCGCTCCTCGTTGTACTCGCATCGCCAGCGTTCGATCTCGGCGCGTGCATGCAGCAGGCTGGGAAACCAGTGCTCGTTGAGACATTCGTCGCGCAACCGGCCGTTGAACGATTCGATGTACGCATTCTGGTTTGGCTTGCCCGGTTCGATCAGGCGCAGCTGCACACCACGCTCGTGGGCCCAGGTCACCATCGCCTTGCCGCAGAACTCCTTGCCGTTGTCGCTGCGGATCACCTTGGGCAAGCCACGACTGAGCGCCAGGCGATCCATCACCCGCGTCACGCCCAGGCCGGAGATCGCCCGCTCGACCTCGATGACAACCGCCTCGTGGGTGGCGTCATCGACCATCGTCAGGCACTTGATGACGCGTCCCTCAGCGGTGCGATCAAACACGAAGTCCATAGACCAGACCTCGTTGGCTGCCTTCGGCCGAGCCAACGGTTGCCGCTCGGCAACGGGCACCTTCTTCCGCTTGCGCCGCCGCACCTGCAGCTTCGCTTCCTGATACAGCCGTTCCACCCGCTTGTAGTTCACCAGCAGCCCCGCTTGCCGCAGCTTCAGATGGATCATCCCCACGCCATAGCGCTTGTACCGCTGCGCCAGGGCCACGATCCGTTGCCGGAGGTCCCCGTTGCGATCCGGGCGTGTCGGATAGCGATACGCGCTGGCGCTCATGACGACGACCGCCAGCGCACGTCGCTCGCTCAATCCCTTCTCGGCCATCTGCCGCACCAGCTCGCGCCGAGCCGGTGCGCTCACCACTTTTTTCGCAGGGCGTCCTTGATGACCTCGTTCTCAAGCACCTGCTCGGCCAGCAGCTTCTTCAGCCGACCGTTCTCCGTCTCCAGCTCTTTCAGCCGTTTGGCGTCGGGCACACTCATCCCGCCGAACTTGCTGCGCCACAGGTAGTACGAGGCCTCGCTGAAGCCGTGCTGCCGGCACAGCGCCTTCACCGGCAAGCCAGCCTCCGCCTCACGAAGGAAGCCGATGATCTGTTCTTCGGAAAAGCGTTTCTTCAC
This is a stretch of genomic DNA from Rhodanobacter sp. FDAARGOS 1247. It encodes these proteins:
- a CDS encoding IS3 family transposase (programmed frameshift), which encodes MKKRFSEEQIIGFLREAEAGLPVKALCRQHGFSEASYYLWRSKFGGMSVPDAKRLKELETENGRLKKLLAEQVLENEVIKDALRKKVVSAPARRELVRQMAEKGLSERRALAVVVMSASAYRYPTRPDRNGDLRQRIVALAQRYKRYGVGMIHLKLRQAGLLVNYKRVERLYQEAKLQVRRRKRKKVPVAERQPLARPKAANEVWSMDFVFDRTAEGRVIKCLTMVDDATHEAVVIEVERAISGLGVTRVMDRLALSRGLPKVIRSDNGKEFCGKAMVTWAHERGVQLRLIEPGKPNQNAYIESFNGRLRDECLNEHWFPSLLHARAEIERWRCEYNEERPKKVLGGLTPAAYAKQLQ